The region tcaagggtggcccacgaagaagccgtccgagccgcgtggccggccaagatggcggaggcgaggagcgggggatgggcgtttatggcgggaaaaaccgccacgccggaggaaggaccgggacattcatcggtcacgaaactgtcacccaacatgggcgaatcaggctgtaagacccccgcatcccctctagaagcgctcaagcgatccggggagcgaccctttgcgccctcaccctccgacgccatatgccacgaggagaagaatcggggaaccccctgcccgctataaaaaggtaaaaattacctgctgtccgctccgagctgtaacgaactggtgtcccagtgagtagctgcaatgaacgtttaaataaacgtcgaaataaacgcctttaaggacgtttaaaatttttttttttttacggagccagcaggaggggggagaaaaggagggacctggcaccaccaggtttgcacttgctcaaaagagccctcaaccccaggcactcaacaaaacctaaaaattaggcttggaggcctagccagagctgctgctgtgtgtgaccaccacctgctgagatagagaacatactgaggagtttccggcagcacatgaccacatatagggaggcaaaagtttgctctctatctccacctgctggtagatggacacaacccaccagtctatggattgatcagcttgatgatatggaaggggcggattttacggatgttgtaaagaaagaaacaacaggtcttggcgatctgctggatatgagcagagaaggagagagaagagtcaaagatgacctcaaggttttgagctgaggagacagggagaatgagagagccatcaacagaaatagaaaacggggggaaaacatcctgaaagctctaaaaactaacttgtttaaaaaggcataccctactgatccaacttaaatgcctgatctcagcaacacaacgaaccaaagtacgtaatggacctAACACAACTCTACCGCTGTACGATTCccatgtggctgtgccacatgaactttatcttaccacatcaccacATTGTATTGTTTACAGGGCCTCaaaaaagagatctttctctcttttctccctggctaacactggggaaaaaagccagtacatcctagacaaattgagctcctgggccaattagAGCCCAGAACAGGTTTTCAACGGTATACTGCATCTTACTTCCTATCTGTGTTAGACTAAAGAAAAAAAGCAGTCATTCCTAACAGCTTTAAATAAacatacaccacctgctggccaaactagagaaatacacttcaataaataaatcaatacagTTCACAGACTTAAAACCCAGTTTTGTCACAACTTCCAATGACTGAATACAGTTCCTTGTGTGACGCTATCATTAACAAGTTCCTTAAGTGATAAAAGCAGTGGAACATTCTTTAAACAGCCAAGCAGGTGCACCATCATGAGGTGAAAACTGTAGTGAGCAGCTTGTGAAAGCTACTTGAGTCAAAGGGGCAAAAGGTGAAAATGAACTGCCTTTACAAGAAGATGAGAATGAAGTCCAAGGACTTGCAGGGCAGGGGGAATCTTGAAAACTGACCAGTTTGTATATCAGGTATTTTGCAAAGTCATCAGCTGAAAAACTAAATCTAGTTGAGACTGGTAATTTCTAGAGCAAAGTTAGTTTACCAATCAGAACAGCAGATGTTTAGGATAATTCTCTGTTGTTGAAATCGGTATTAAGATCtctagcgtaccaagggcagggtggtccACCTCAGGTGCAGACATAAAGAGGGTGCACAGAGCAGGAACGCggttgtcggctctgctggtcctctgccccctttgatgtcaacttcctgttccagggctggGGACCAGCACAGCTATGTGCCTGCTCTGCATACCCCCTTGCTCGGAGGAtgctccaccccgggtggcaactAAAACAGGTTAAGATATAAGTGTGTTTGCTTGTTTCAATTAGTATTGTAAAGTCCTACAATCTCTGAAGGGCAAATAGGGACCTGGACTTCCTCCATTCCTGATCTGCTCTTCCAATTATCATCTTATGCATTAGacagggtgagggggggggggggcaagttatCAAGCAAGTTTTGTCAAAAGCTGCCTCTCCCCTGAGGAAGGGCATCAGGTAAAGTCTCCCCAGCACTCCCCGACATCAAACTTAAGTCCGTGAACTTACCAAGTTCCGCTGGGATGAccagttttcttttttcaccCTCACACATTCTGAAAAGGAAGGGAAACAAGCTCAGTGCACCACTAAAACAAGACTGCTGAAGACTGGGAAAATATAAAAGGAGATGGCCAACTCTATACATGCTTTGGTTTTTATATACCTCTGCTTGCCCTGGATAAGATGCATTCAAATCTGAACCAGGATTGCAGTTATGGGCACATGTGAAAATATGTCCACAGCACAACACATCAGGTGGTCAGCATAACAGCTGCCTCATATTTACACCAGTCTCTCCAGTGGATGCAAACATGGCATTTTTCTGAAATGATTGTGGGTTTCAACTGCACACTTCAAAGCTTGAATGGACACTTCTGGCCACACGCTAAGAAGGTCCGTCAGGGGACCACGACAACTGGGACACAGAGTAATGAATCTGCATCTCCATCTAAGCAGCAAGTCCTGTGGCACCCATCAGGGAGGCCCAGGCCTGCagagaattctttgccagaggaatTCCCCACACCATTCCCAACTAAAATTTCATTGCTAATCACATGAGACTTCAGGAGTAGAGTGCATTGCTCTCATGACTGCTAGCTATTCCTCCCCATGCAGAACACAGGAGATGAATTACCCCAGGAGACCTTGGTCCCAGCCCTTGATCACCTGCCCAGTTCCCAGGGTGAAAGTAAATGGCTGGTCACGAGAGATGCTACTGTCAAATTCCGAGCCGTCTTCCAGCTTCCCCTTTGGAGAGATATGAGAAAGTGGAGAAGGAAAGGATGGGGGACAGAGGAAACCACTGAGTTCCACTTAGGTCAGAAAATATTTAGACAGCACAGCAACATCAAGCATACAGTACAATGTCCCTCAAACATTTACAAGTCCTCATGATAAAACTACTCCGCCAGGGGTGACTGTGCTCTATCTCCTCCTCTGCAACACCAAAATCTCACTCACTGTATATAGCTCCTTCCTTTAAATAACATAAAAGAATGAAAGGCATGCCATGCTGGGtgaaaccaaaggtccatcaaatccagcatcctgtttccaacagtggctaaattTGAGTCACTACAAAAGTACTTGGCTGAGCCATATAACTTTTGGTTGGTACCAGGGAAGTGTGTCAGGAGTTGCAACCTAttggttagaacagtgggctgaacacaaggaagccagggttcaaattccactgcagctccttgtgttcttgggcaTGTCACTAAACCTCCCACTGCCAAATAGATTGTAAATGctccaaaacagaaaaacatactatgcagctccttgtgactgtgggcaagtcacttaaccctccattgccccaggtaataccgctttgaatgtagttgcaaaataccacagaaaggtggtatatcaagtcccatttccctttctggaatagaggagtgtggtagccgtgttagtccactcttaaggttatcaatagaaatcaaacaaaataaaacatggaaaagaaaataagataccaccttttttattggacataacttaatacatttcttgattagctttcgaaggttgcccttcttcgtcagatcggaaataagcaaatgtgctagctgacagtgtatataagtgaaaacattcaagcattactatgacagtctgacagggtgggggtgggtagtcagaatgattgaatattttaacacccaacagaaaggacttaacaaggatctggggttcctagcccattataaaccataaagctgtatttctctgttgatcaccctcccctcacctatccacacccatcctgttagaatatcaatgatatgctttgatgtccccatgcctacctcctacccacccccatcctcccaccctgtcagactgtcatagtaatgcttgaatgctttcacttatatacactgtcagctagcacagttgcttatttccgatctgacgaagaagggcaaccttcgaaagctaattaagaaatgtattaagttatgtccaataaaaaaggtagtatcttattttcttttccatgttttattttgtttgatttctattgataaccttactgGAATGTAACTCACAGCTTAGGACCTTCTGGATTCTGCGGTATATAAATTCTGGTTTAGATTAGATTTTGAGCTACTACTTGAcaaggtgtgagccaaatccaaagTCTCCTCcctcccaagtctacctggctattGATATATGGATTTTTTTCTCCAGGATCTTGTCTAAATTCCTTGAAATCTGGCTACGTAGAAGCCTTGATTACATCAGAAACAAAATTCCACAAATTATgagctgattaaaaaaaacacatttttttccaatttgttttaaatctgctacctGTCAGTTTTATCAAATGCCCCTACTTCATGTACCATTTGACAGAATAATTAACAGTTTCCTATTTACCTGTTctatcccactcattattttataagcgTCTATCACATTCCCTCTCAATTATCTTCTCCAAGCAGAAAAACCCTAACTAGGCATCTCACACAGCCCCTCCACCAATATAACACCGATATGTCCCTCACAGTATAGTGCATATGCAATATGTCTCCTTTTCGGGATTTGATGGGGCAGTTATCCACACGTTTCTTCACCCCAATCTGCAGTTTCTTCTTGCCCTCATTTCCATGGCCAACAGAGCAGACAGCCCAGAGGATGAAGGAGAAAGTGGCCAGTGCTGGCCTCAgcttcattgtggaaatcttccCCTGTAGataggaaaaataaaatcagaaaaataCAAAATTTCCTTTCAAGTACAAAAATGACATTTCTAACAAGGCCAAACTGTTGATGCATTTAAATCATCAGTCAATAACCATATATACAGTCTAAATTTGCATAATATCTCTGAAAGACTGAAAACTGCCATATAAAACAGCCAAAACTTGCAAGAAAccctctttttaaaaaaagtgatCATACATATGGAGCCCTGAAAATCTCAAAGTGAAAACTTTTGAAAGAAAATTAATaggtatgactaaatttcacTTTTCTTGAGTCCTTCCATACCAGTCCAAACAAGCATGCTGTGTCCCTTTTCCATCAGCAGAGATACTGAacttttccagtgacatcaccggtATATGGACTGGTGCCTCCTGGAATTCTCCAGTATATTCCACCGAAGCAGAAGTAGGTCCACTGTATCACACCCAAGCCCTATCTGACCACTGCAACATAGAAAATAATCAATATAGTGGCTATATACACTACAAGAGAGAGAAGAGCAGAAAACTCAGAGTCCCATAGAACCAAAGTCTTCAAGGACAAATCCTAGATTGATATGGCAGGACTCAATAAAAGGAAATTAATAAGTATGgctaaatttcaccttccttatcgtCCGCCAGACCAGTCCAAACAAGTAGGATATATTCAAGCAGACTCTCaacagtgggggtggggagaaggaagACAAGGCCCCCTGAATCATTGCTGTACAAAAAGCCAACTGACCTCTGGCAAGCACATTAAGCCATGTTTTACAAAGGAATGAAACAACTAAGCTGCCACTCTATAGATATCTCCAGGCCACGCCGCCTGGGTCTCTCCACCTGATTCTCTTGGAACTTGCCTATTCTGAATTAGAAAGCCTCAATGGCTGCCTTGATCCAGCAAGCAATGGAAGCTTTTGAGGTTGCAAAGCCTTTGCCTGGACCATTGAAATAAACAAACAGAGATGTAAGCGATGGAAGGAATTTGACTCCTGCAAGTAACGGAGTAAGACTCTCTTGGAGTGAGCATCTGACCCCTATTCCAGAAAGGAAGGCAAGGATACCTCATGATTCACATGGAGGAGGGAAATAACCTTCTGCAGGAAGGAGGAAACTATTTGAACTGACAATCTTCTGATGAGAGATACGCCAAGATCTGCAATTCTGATACCTTTGCATGAACATGATAGCGACTAATTGTATCTTCAGCATGAGGTCCTAAAGAAAGACTGCCTTCAACAGCTCAAAGGGTGAACCTAACAGCACACTGTGGACCGAATTCAGATCCCACGAGGACTGTGCTTGGTCCTAAACAGCAGTGCCCCAAAAGAGCCTCCAAGCCCTGAGCCACATCAG is a window of Microcaecilia unicolor chromosome 11, aMicUni1.1, whole genome shotgun sequence DNA encoding:
- the FKBP2 gene encoding peptidyl-prolyl cis-trans isomerase FKBP2, with the protein product MKLRPALATFSFILWAVCSVGHGNEGKKKLQIGVKKRVDNCPIKSRKGDILHMHYTGKLEDGSEFDSSISRDQPFTFTLGTGQVIKGWDQGLLGMCEGEKRKLVIPAELGYGDRGAPPKIPGGATLIFEVELLKIEHRSDL